A part of Capsicum annuum cultivar UCD-10X-F1 chromosome 6, UCD10Xv1.1, whole genome shotgun sequence genomic DNA contains:
- the LOC124885240 gene encoding uncharacterized protein LOC124885240 codes for MPSNSTPGTSATETTSNAPVPVVLPYVKLFPDVSNIEIFANENFKRWQEQIFSLLDVHGVAYALAQTQPSADVDGKIWSHGNTPIRKESFKDKQAALNANLVQGQQSNNKRYGNKFQGYKPNNPNFKKKKRHLFYLWKTRSLCRSM; via the exons ATGCCAAGTAATTCTACTCCTGGTACTTCGGCTACCGAAACAACTTCTAATGCTCCTGTTCCGGTTGTTCTACCATATGTAAAGCTATTTCCTGatgtttcaaatattgaaatattcGCTAATGAAAACTTTAAAAGGTGGCAAGAACAAATTTTTTCACTACTTGATGTTCATGGTGTTGCATATGCTTTGGCACAAACACAACCTAGTGCAGATGTTGATGGCAAAATTTGGAGTCATGGTAATACGCCAATAAG AAAGGAGTCATTCAAAGATAAGCAGGCTGCGCTCAACGCAAATTTAGTACAAGGTCAACAGAGCAACAACAAAAGGTATGGTAATAAGTTTCAAGGTTACAAGCCTAATAATcccaattttaagaaaaaaaaaaggcactTGTTTTACTTATGGAAAACCAGGTCATTATGCCGCTCAATGTAG